GAGGAAACTGTTTGATAAAAGGAATGGATAAGTATTTTGCAGATACTCTTCAATTACCAACAAAAGTTGGTGAACAACCTTTATTGGCTGTTATTAATGGAACTAAGAAATTTGAATCATATATTTATGATTTGTATTTACGTAAAATGAAAATTAAAAAAGGTTTTTTAAAAACCTTTTTTAATTTTCATTAACTTTAACTGCACCAGTTGGACAAACCATTTGACATTCAAATAATTCTAAATCATTTTCTTTTGCTTCAGCGAATCCATCATCATCCATAAATAATGTTTCAGTTTCATCCATTTCTACACAAGCCATGCAACCAATACAAATTGATTTATCAATTCAGGTTTTTTTCATATAAAAACTTTATCTCCTTTTATAGTATTATAATAACAATAATTTTAATTATTTATAGAATTAATTTATAATATATAAGACAATGGGGTGAATAACTTGGCTATTGAAGCAAGAATGGAGCGAAATAAAGCTTTACATGAAAAAATAAAAAAAGAAATTATTTATAAAAGAACTATTCAAGATGAAAAATCAATTATAAATTCTACTTTTGAAAAATTAAAACAAATTGACTTAAATTTTTTTAAAGAAAAATTAGATATTTTTGATAAAAAACACCAAATTGAAAAACCCTATTTAGATAAAGATAAATCTAACACTCTTTTTCCTGAAGAATTAAAATATGATATAAAAAGAGAAATTTCGGAATTAAAAAAAATTAAATTAGTGGAACCTTTACAAGAAAATCATGATGA
This genomic window from Spiroplasma taiwanense CT-1 contains:
- a CDS encoding ferredoxin, whose product is MKKTWIDKSICIGCMACVEMDETETLFMDDDGFAEAKENDLELFECQMVCPTGAVKVNEN